One window of Scheffersomyces stipitis CBS 6054 chromosome 1, whole genome shotgun sequence genomic DNA carries:
- a CDS encoding predicted protein, with protein MNVTSNAYYSPQYLDKQKRSTRSQYSGEPEGSVKSSTRVSKAPVLNRANSTPLSVVQSTIAADDSIESDLEDEESYDPDALVHEITPAQLIIQQSNTVTPHRVERRGAYKPREQTPEIKGYDGYYINQKKRYEESPYKPKLYTHKTFRDVFNDKEESTDKYNPMEFVFPEGEKKSKFAKNVQFVLGKDNYDEYNYYDHNKGEKKKKRKKKINEPTEVFVKELSDDDEEDYTENGPKIYLTEEEQQKAKKNRKFTKVFKSKMKRARKELGKDFVNNAIKQQELESRRKEEKSEKKRAEEEDKQIALKEEAERIRALEEEQRRIGQNPEFHPIWNYILSWLVYDASISKTPAADEEPVENKEQQETSKSKKLIISSKNFKNIKKNYLNLVHKWNEPVSHVFNEPPPPYPTSRSIKAKTLRSFESSAFDEGDGDSKEFVIEYDDDGTEITQELYYNPVTKQLEATPPTSYSSLDPSAKSVSSSMMGYGIDTTGSAVAIISNINALIKSIKIMKILFAPIDVVSEYFPNLQTIVILVELVIFVWILYEVSLLIDALCMMVKAVCAPMIAMGRFMNRIM; from the exons ATGAATGTGACTAGTAACGCCTACTACTCTCCACAATACCTAGATAAGCAGAAGCGATCCACTCGAAGTCAATACAGTGG AGAACCCGAAGGCTCTGTCAAAAGTTCCACTCGAGTTTCCAAAGCTCCTGTGCTCAATAGAGCCAATTCTACTCCTCTTTCTGTAGTGCAATCTACAATTGCGGCAGACGATTCCATAGAAtctgatcttgaagatgaagaaagcTATGATCCAGACGCATTGGTACATGAAATCACACCGGCTCAGCTCATCATACAACAACTGAATACAGTAACTCCTCACAGAGTTGAGAGAAGAGGTGCTTACAAACCTCGAGAACAAACCCCTGAGATTAAAGGCTATGATGGGTACTACAtaaaccagaagaaaagatatGAAGAGTCTCCCTATAAGCCCAAATTGTACACACACAAGACATTTCGTGATGTGTTTAACGATAAGGAGGAAAGTACAGATAAGTACAACCCTATGGAATTTGTATTTCCAGAAggagagaagaagagcaaatTTGCCAAGAACGTACAATTTGTTCTAGGAAAGGACAACTATGACGAATATAATTATTACGACCACAACAAgggagaaaagaagaaaaagaggaagaagaaaatcaatgAACCGACTGAAGTTTTTGTTAAAGAACTTAGcgatgacgacgaagaagattatACTGAAAATGGCCCTAAAATATATTTAACTGAGGAAGAACAGCAGAAAGCTAAAAAGAACAGGAAATTCACTAAGGTGTTCAAGTCTAAAATGAAGAGAGCTAGAAAGGAATTGGGCAAAGATTTTGTGAACAATGCGATAAAGCAGCAGGAACTTGAGCTGAGACGAAAGGAAGAGAAactggaaaagaaaagagctgaagaagaagacaaacaaATAgctttgaaggaagaggCCGAGAGAATACGTGcattagaagaagagcaaagGAGAATAGGTCAAAATCCAGAGTTTCATCCAATTTGGAATTATATATTGTCGTGGTTGGTATACGATGCTTCAATATCCAAGACACCAGCT GCTGACGAAGAACCTGTGGAGAACAAAGAACAGCAGGAAACATCtaagtccaagaagttaATTATTTCCTCTAAGAATTTTAAGAACataaagaagaactacCTCAACTTGGTGCACAAATGGAACGAACCTGTCTCACATGTTTTTAACGAGCCTCCTCCTCCATACCCAACGTCTCGATCCATAAAAGCAAAAACGCTAAGGTCCTTCGAATCTTCAGCTTTTGATGAAGGTGATGGTGACTCAAAAGAGTTCGTTATTGAATACGACGACGATGGAACTGAAATCACACAAGAGTTATACTACAATCCTGTAACCAAACAGCTCGAAGCCACACCACCAACGTCATATTCGTCATTGGACCCTTCAGCCAAATCTGTAAGCTCCTCTATGATGGGCTATGGCATTGATACTACAGGAAGCGCTGTAGCCATTATCTCCAACATCAATGCTTTGATCAAGAGCATCAAGATAATGAAAATCCTTTTCGCACCCATCGATGTAGTCTCAGAATATTTCCCCAATCTCCAGACGATTGTCATCTTGGTGGAGTTGGTGATTTTTGTGTGGATCTTGTACGAAGTCAGCCTCTTAATCGATGCCTTATGTATGATGGTCAAGGCTGTATGTGCGCCCATGATAGCTATGGGAAGGTTTATGAACAGAATAATGTAA
- a CDS encoding predicted protein — translation MYNSYHPYSTYASSTSGQNGSGNNQNPVSNTMIGVNTERNKSIPPPQHLQQSSASFFARSSQSPVPPVGGVSGSVAAAAAAAAQTHHNHHRGMISHSGVSSAASLNYPHNVSATAPPPIHQLSQQQQAQQQQAQQQYQQPQYQQIQLQQQQLQQQQQQLQQQQQQQQQQQQMHHSQIVANQYQQHSPQSQHSQIYQAQMQSPKYEQSIDQAQFHYQLQQQQLQQQQYQQLQQYQQQQQQQQQLAEQQAQRRAQLQAQVQAQQQQQQQQQQSQHSPQLNMQELEQPKKQAKPKSKKLTKKQQQEQLQQLQQEERRRQEEQMQLQLEVQAHARAHAQAQVQAQAHAQARAQAQAQAQAQAQAQAQISAQTRVQTPPPLTDQKKKRGRPKKLILDPSTNEYINSSHPNFKQLNKVLKESNSTVALLNGKYKKGQHPTEEDEALAAGLNKLYQQPTYLRNLEDDAVKQLLQRKDKRGRPRKFPVEQTGITIKGIRVNGNLKHRVQKKSSQS, via the coding sequence ATGTACAATAGCTACCATCCCTATTCGACTTATGCGTCGTCGACATCCGGCCAGAACGGCTCCGGAAACAATCAGAATCCCGTATCCAATACAATGATAGGTGTTAATACAGAGAGAAACAAATCGATTCCACCTCCGCAACATCTTCAGCAATCGTCTGcttctttttttgcaagATCCTCTCAGAGCCCAGTTCCTCCGGTAGGTGGAGTTTCTGGTTcagttgctgctgctgctgctgccgcTGCTCAAACTCACCACAACCATCATCGTGGGATGATATCTCACTCTGGAGTCAGTTCCGCTGCGCTGTTGAATTATCCGCATAATGTTAGTGCCACAGCTCCTCCACCTATACACCAACTTTCgcagcaacaacaagcacaacagcaacaagCTCAACAACAGTATCAACAGCCCCAGTACCAACAGATTCAActacagcaacaacaattacagcagcaacaacaacaattacaacagcaacaacaacaacagcaacaacaacagcagatgCACCACTCACAAATCGTTGCCAACCAGTACCAGCAGCATTCGCCTCAAAGCCAGCATCTGCAGATTTACCAAGCGCAGATGCAATCTCCTAAATATGAACAACTGATAGATCAGGCACAGTTTCACTACcagcttcagcagcaacaattgcagcaacaacaataccaacagcttcagcaataccaacagcagcaacaacaacagcaacaattaGCTGAACAACAGGCACAGCGCAGAGCTCAACTCCAAGCGCAAGTTCAGgcacaacaacagcagcaacagcaacagcaacaatcACAGCATTCGCCCCAGCTCAACATGCAAGAATTGGAACAGCCGAAGAAGCAGGCCAAGCCCAAGCTGAAAAAGCTAACCaaaaaacaacaacagGAGCAGTTGCAGCAGTTGCagcaagaagagagaagaaggcaGGAAGAGCAAATGCAGCTTCAATTGGAAGTACAAGCACATGCCAGAGCCCATGCACAAGCACAAGTTCAAGCACAAGCTCATGCACAAGCCAGGGCCCAAGCACAGGCACAGGCTCAAGCACAGGCACAGGCCCAAGCACAGATTCTGGCTCAGACTAGAGTACAAACTCCTCCTCCTCTTACGGAccaaaaaaagaaaagaggTCGCCCCAAGAAGCTTATTCTTGACCCTTCGACGAATGAGTATATCAACTCCTCGCATCCCAACTTCAAGCAGCTTAACAAGGTTCTTAAAGAGTCGAACTCCACTGTGGCCTTGCTCAATGGCAAGTACAAGAAAGGGCAACACCCTaccgaagaagacgaagcCCTTGCAGCTGGCTTAAATAAGTTGTACCAACAGCCTACATACTTGCGTAATTTGGAAGACGATGCTGTAAAGCAATTGCTCCAAAGAAAGGATAAGAGAGGTCGACCCAGAAAGTTTCCTGTGGAACAGACGGGTATCACCATAAAGGGTATTCGTGTCAACGGGAACCTCAAACACCGTGTGCAAAAGAAGTCTTCGCAGCTGTAG